In Candidatus Bathyarchaeia archaeon, a single genomic region encodes these proteins:
- a CDS encoding nucleotidyltransferase domain-containing protein, with product MGSSEVRFFKLNYEAVINELREYAKKALEKGALSVILVGSLARGDYTAFSDADIIIIVEESSERPMDRIAKFMETKTSVDVDVRVYTLEEIENMMGCGSRIIHEIAEYGIILGGKQEIIRRIKKAIKQKSPKKLFKNKL from the coding sequence TTGGGTTCGTCAGAAGTAAGATTCTTCAAACTCAACTATGAAGCAGTAATAAATGAGCTTAGGGAATATGCCAAAAAAGCCCTAGAGAAAGGGGCTCTTTCAGTTATATTGGTTGGATCGCTGGCGAGAGGAGATTATACAGCCTTCTCAGATGCGGACATAATAATCATAGTAGAGGAGAGCAGCGAGAGGCCAATGGATAGAATCGCTAAATTCATGGAGACAAAGACATCGGTAGATGTGGATGTAAGAGTCTACACCCTAGAAGAGATCGAGAACATGATGGGATGCGGAAGCAGAATAATACATGAAATAGCCGAATACGGAATAATACTCGGAGGAAAACAAGAAATCATCAGGCGGATTAAAAAGGCAATAAAGCAAAAATCTCCCAAAAAACTCTTCAAAAATAAACTTTAA
- a CDS encoding HEPN domain-containing protein yields the protein MVSRAGDWLRQAIRDYEHAKRSLEAGDYEWACFASHQAAEKAVKALYQAVNIEVWGHSVSRMLESLPENLKPPAEMIDMAKELDRHYIPSRYPNFHPEGAPLDYYTRTDAERAIKYAGEIIGFVRSKILQTQL from the coding sequence ATGGTTTCGAGGGCTGGGGACTGGCTTAGGCAGGCTATAAGAGACTATGAGCATGCTAAGAGGTCGCTTGAGGCTGGCGATTATGAGTGGGCTTGCTTTGCATCGCATCAGGCGGCTGAAAAGGCTGTTAAAGCGCTGTATCAGGCGGTTAATATTGAGGTTTGGGGGCACTCAGTCAGCAGGATGCTCGAAAGCCTACCGGAAAACCTTAAGCCGCCGGCTGAAATGATTGATATGGCTAAGGAGCTGGATAGGCACTATATTCCATCGAGATACCCAAACTTCCATCCAGAGGGCGCGCCGCTAGATTACTACACGAGGACGGATGCGGAAAGAGCCATAAAATATGCTGGTGAAATAATTGGGTTCGTCAGAAGTAAGATTCTTCAAACTCAACTATGA
- a CDS encoding type II toxin-antitoxin system VapC family toxin: MSYDFIIDSYAWIEYFRGSSRGSLARPYIEGENSATPTIVIAEISRKLLNEIFEGRETMEGREEKLDFIRTSTLIVELTMDIAKFAGEIDVERRKIVRDWGLSDSIILATARKGNAKVVTGDKHFADLKDDVILI, encoded by the coding sequence ATGAGCTATGACTTCATAATAGACTCTTATGCTTGGATCGAATATTTTAGGGGCTCATCTAGGGGCTCTCTAGCAAGACCATATATTGAAGGGGAGAATTCCGCCACACCAACAATAGTTATTGCAGAGATTAGTAGGAAATTGCTAAATGAGATTTTTGAGGGGAGGGAGACAATGGAGGGAAGGGAGGAAAAGCTGGACTTTATAAGAACTTCAACGCTCATTGTGGAGCTAACTATGGACATAGCGAAATTTGCTGGAGAGATAGATGTTGAAAGAAGGAAGATTGTGAGAGATTGGGGTTTATCAGACTCAATTATACTTGCCACAGCCAGAAAGGGAAATGCAAAAGTTGTGACCGGGGATAAGCACTTCGCTGACTTAAAAGATGACGTAATTCTCATCTAA
- a CDS encoding DUF3782 domain-containing protein, which translates to MWHSGTKSWLSLEPIWLRALNLLRRYIDDLGARWGMMSEQEFRDGFKDSRVFIERKFGFKIEKWVRWDNEGYVSGSFAI; encoded by the coding sequence TTGTGGCATAGCGGCACGAAGAGTTGGCTAAGCTTAGAGCCGATATGGCTTAGGGCTTTAAACCTTCTCAGGAGGTATATCGATGACTTGGGCGCTAGGTGGGGCATGATGAGTGAGCAAGAGTTTAGAGACGGATTCAAGGATTCAAGGGTCTTCATCGAGAGGAAGTTCGGCTTTAAGATTGAGAAGTGGGTTAGATGGGATAATGAGGGCTATGTCTCTGGTTCGTTCGCTATCTGA
- a CDS encoding uroporphyrinogen decarboxylase family protein, whose protein sequence is MNSRERVTLALNHEEPDRVPLDLGGSAVTGMHVSTVYALRQAFGLDTPGAPVKVVEPFQMLGEIKPDLWDALGIDVACLSSHVNFFGFKNENWKPWRLFDGTPVLVPEKFNTEPDHEGNILMYPQGDRGVPPCARMPKGGFYFDALDRQEKPIDWGRLDPKENVEEFSSISGEELEYYRRETERLYNETDKAIFANFGGTSFGDIALVPGLQLKYPKGVRGVKEWYMCHVRRPDYIYKVFELQCEVALENLRKIYRVVKNRVQVVFVSGTDFGGQNGPLMSRETYRKLYMPFHKRVNEWIHENTEWKTFIHSCGSIEPLIADFIEAGFDILNPVQTSAANMDPRRLKAKYGDKMVFWGGGVDTQRTLPFGTPVQVRGEVRERIKIFAPKGGFVFAAIHNVQPRVPVENVIALYEAVREYGVYPIQ, encoded by the coding sequence ATGAATTCGAGGGAGCGCGTGACTCTTGCATTAAATCATGAGGAGCCGGATAGGGTTCCCCTTGACCTTGGAGGCAGCGCTGTGACTGGTATGCATGTTAGCACTGTTTATGCGTTGCGGCAGGCTTTTGGTTTAGATACGCCCGGCGCTCCAGTTAAGGTTGTGGAGCCTTTTCAGATGTTGGGTGAGATTAAGCCTGATCTCTGGGATGCATTAGGCATTGACGTTGCCTGTTTAAGCAGCCATGTAAACTTCTTCGGCTTTAAGAACGAGAACTGGAAGCCTTGGAGGCTTTTTGATGGTACGCCTGTGCTTGTGCCCGAGAAATTTAATACTGAGCCTGACCATGAGGGAAACATTTTAATGTATCCGCAAGGAGACCGCGGCGTCCCTCCATGCGCCCGTATGCCTAAGGGCGGGTTCTACTTTGACGCCTTGGATCGGCAGGAAAAGCCTATAGATTGGGGTAGGCTTGATCCCAAGGAGAACGTTGAAGAGTTCAGTTCAATCTCAGGCGAGGAGCTTGAATACTATAGGCGTGAGACTGAGCGGCTATATAATGAAACCGATAAGGCCATATTTGCTAATTTCGGCGGAACGAGTTTCGGGGACATAGCCCTCGTCCCCGGTCTACAATTAAAGTATCCTAAGGGCGTTAGGGGGGTTAAGGAGTGGTATATGTGCCATGTTAGGCGCCCAGACTACATTTACAAGGTTTTTGAGCTTCAATGCGAGGTCGCCTTAGAAAACCTGAGAAAGATCTATAGGGTCGTTAAGAACAGGGTTCAAGTGGTTTTCGTCAGCGGAACCGATTTTGGAGGGCAGAATGGGCCTCTTATGTCAAGGGAAACCTACAGGAAACTGTATATGCCCTTTCATAAACGCGTCAACGAGTGGATACATGAGAACACTGAATGGAAAACTTTCATACACTCTTGCGGTTCAATAGAGCCGCTGATAGCGGATTTTATTGAGGCGGGGTTCGACATTTTAAACCCGGTTCAAACGTCGGCGGCAAACATGGATCCACGCAGGCTTAAAGCAAAATATGGAGACAAGATGGTTTTCTGGGGAGGCGGAGTGGATACGCAGAGAACCCTGCCCTTCGGCACACCAGTTCAGGTGAGGGGAGAGGTGCGTGAGCGGATAAAGATCTTTGCCCCTAAAGGCGGTTTCGTCTTCGCCGCCATACATAATGTTCAGCCTAGGGTTCCGGTGGAAAACGTAATAGCGTTATATGAAGCGGTTAGAGAATACGGCGTGTATCCAATTCAATAG
- a CDS encoding beta-galactosidase trimerization domain-containing protein → MDEKPWWRKPLTIADLSISGADEVLAADPAKIADVKKSLGFNAEHLTCSDIYGGEKGIFYFKTRIARNVPRDFFSEYLPEAHKRGIKVLAYYNVHWINVEFGKEHPEWLQVDVEGRIISDLYGSGNAPCVNSPWREWSLQGIRDLASYDIDGIFLDGPIFAPRACYCESCREKFKRKYGLDLPREEDWGKTVWRDFIEFRYDSIAEYLRDAERTLKEIKPKSIIYMNSTGLWPGWTAARDNRRLIRYQDILGAEGGFLYYDLRRAPLWKAGMTAKLLETQAEGKPTVVFIAGANKGWDEYLLTPTETKLLYADSIANGANPWYGIPWYLSDKPGALAAGEMNRFIIENSEYLEETIPVANVALFWSSKSADFYRPEAPAMDFTPQREESVKREPAGSFYEGFLGCYEILVRSHIPFNVLDEDAIRPEVLRNYGLLVAPNCACLSKDKAEIIKKYVENGGCLIASFETSRYDEYGDLLEEFELADVFGVNVGRGVFGPLNIDYMSVVSDHPIADGLSARLLPCPTYGIEVSPTTSKAICMYHEKMAARYMRLPQLSKNPAILVNEYGRGRCLYIAGNFFEHYYNYHNPDYRRIIHNSVRWMAKTLVTLENCPSSVEVTLRYQPKKDRLIVHLVNFTGEMTRPIESPIALKDIKVALHGFRKYRSAKALRLNQSLNLEESNDTLNFTIPFIQEYEAIVLE, encoded by the coding sequence ATGGATGAGAAGCCTTGGTGGCGTAAACCTTTAACAATAGCGGATCTAAGCATATCTGGCGCCGACGAGGTTCTAGCCGCCGACCCCGCGAAGATAGCTGATGTTAAGAAAAGCCTTGGCTTTAACGCCGAGCATCTAACTTGCAGCGACATTTATGGCGGTGAGAAGGGCATATTTTACTTTAAGACTAGAATCGCGAGGAATGTTCCACGAGACTTCTTCAGCGAGTATCTGCCAGAAGCCCATAAAAGAGGGATTAAAGTCTTAGCCTACTATAATGTGCACTGGATAAACGTTGAGTTCGGCAAAGAACATCCGGAATGGTTGCAGGTTGACGTAGAGGGGAGAATTATAAGCGACCTGTATGGTTCAGGAAACGCTCCATGCGTAAACTCCCCGTGGAGAGAATGGTCTCTTCAAGGGATAAGGGATCTCGCGTCATACGATATAGATGGAATATTTCTAGACGGCCCCATATTCGCTCCCAGAGCATGTTACTGCGAAAGCTGCCGGGAAAAATTTAAGCGTAAATATGGGCTTGACCTTCCGAGAGAAGAAGATTGGGGAAAAACTGTTTGGAGGGACTTCATAGAATTTAGGTACGATAGCATAGCTGAGTATCTTAGAGACGCTGAAAGAACCCTTAAGGAAATTAAGCCAAAATCTATAATTTACATGAATTCCACTGGTTTGTGGCCGGGTTGGACTGCTGCTAGAGACAATAGGCGACTAATCAGATACCAAGATATTCTTGGGGCTGAGGGAGGCTTCCTCTACTATGATTTGAGAAGAGCACCGCTATGGAAAGCCGGCATGACAGCTAAGCTCCTTGAGACTCAAGCTGAGGGCAAGCCGACAGTGGTGTTTATAGCGGGCGCTAACAAGGGTTGGGACGAGTACCTCCTAACGCCAACCGAAACCAAACTACTTTACGCAGACTCAATAGCTAACGGAGCAAACCCATGGTACGGGATACCTTGGTATCTAAGCGACAAACCCGGTGCATTAGCTGCCGGAGAAATGAACAGATTTATAATTGAAAACTCCGAGTACCTGGAGGAAACGATTCCTGTAGCAAACGTTGCCCTTTTCTGGTCTAGCAAATCGGCTGACTTCTATAGGCCTGAAGCCCCAGCCATGGACTTTACCCCGCAGAGAGAAGAGTCTGTTAAAAGGGAGCCGGCTGGAAGCTTCTATGAAGGCTTCTTGGGGTGCTATGAGATTCTCGTTAGATCCCATATACCCTTCAACGTTCTGGATGAGGATGCCATAAGGCCTGAAGTTCTGCGCAATTACGGCTTACTTGTAGCCCCCAACTGCGCGTGTCTTAGCAAGGATAAGGCTGAGATTATCAAGAAATATGTTGAAAACGGTGGTTGTTTGATCGCCAGCTTCGAGACTTCAAGATATGATGAATATGGTGATTTGCTCGAAGAATTTGAGCTAGCTGATGTATTTGGGGTGAACGTGGGTAGAGGGGTCTTCGGCCCCTTAAACATCGACTACATGTCTGTTGTATCAGACCACCCGATCGCCGATGGTTTGAGCGCTAGACTGCTTCCGTGTCCAACCTATGGGATTGAGGTTTCGCCTACAACGTCAAAGGCTATATGTATGTACCATGAAAAGATGGCTGCCAGATACATGAGGCTCCCGCAGCTTTCTAAAAACCCCGCTATTCTGGTAAACGAGTACGGGAGGGGTCGCTGCCTCTATATTGCGGGAAACTTTTTCGAACACTACTATAACTATCATAATCCGGATTATAGAAGAATCATCCATAACTCCGTCAGATGGATGGCTAAAACTCTAGTAACCCTCGAAAACTGCCCCAGCAGCGTCGAGGTCACCCTTAGATACCAGCCTAAAAAAGATAGGTTAATTGTCCACCTCGTCAACTTTACCGGCGAAATGACCAGACCAATAGAATCCCCAATCGCCTTGAAAGACATTAAGGTCGCTCTCCACGGCTTTAGGAAGTATAGGAGCGCTAAAGCACTTCGGTTAAATCAGAGCCTAAATCTAGAAGAAAGCAATGATACTCTAAACTTTACGATTCCATTCATCCAAGAATACGAAGCCATCGTTCTAGAATAG
- a CDS encoding DegT/DnrJ/EryC1/StrS family aminotransferase: MEELAINGGPKTRTRPLPSRRDVGAEELKELIDVIWSGQLNRVGGTKVAAFEKEFAALYGVEHAIASTSGTASIHVALGAINPDPCSEIITGPISDIGSIIPILYQNCIPIFADIELNTYGLDPDDVERKITDRTVAVIAIHLFGQCGDMDRLAKICREHGIYLIEDCSQAHLAEYKGKLAGTIGDLGCFSLQQSKQITCGDGGVTITSSGELAERARLFADKAWPRGRADDRGYLFLAMNYRMTELQGAVALAQVRKARDIVSRRRRVGDMLTKLLSEVEGINPPHVPSWSAHSYWLYPFTINREVLKVSPEEFARALSAEGVPASFGYIRKPLYLFRVLKDQVTYGSSRCPSDCPRYGKRIEYKEGDCPNAEKFLRELITIPINEFYNDEDVNDIFRAVSKVARYYREKV, encoded by the coding sequence ATGGAAGAATTGGCTATAAATGGGGGTCCTAAAACTAGAACTAGGCCGCTTCCAAGCAGGAGGGATGTAGGGGCTGAGGAGCTTAAAGAGCTGATAGATGTCATCTGGTCTGGCCAATTAAATAGGGTTGGTGGAACAAAAGTAGCTGCCTTTGAAAAAGAGTTCGCGGCGCTCTATGGGGTTGAACATGCTATAGCATCCACTTCTGGGACAGCGTCGATACACGTGGCTCTGGGAGCGATAAACCCTGATCCGTGCTCTGAGATTATAACTGGGCCGATAAGCGATATCGGCTCAATAATTCCCATACTTTACCAGAATTGTATCCCCATTTTCGCCGACATAGAGTTAAACACTTACGGTTTAGATCCAGATGACGTTGAAAGAAAGATAACTGATAGAACAGTAGCGGTTATCGCCATACACCTCTTCGGGCAATGCGGCGATATGGATCGATTGGCAAAGATCTGTAGGGAACATGGCATATATTTGATCGAAGACTGCTCCCAAGCGCATCTAGCGGAATATAAGGGGAAGCTTGCTGGAACAATAGGCGACCTCGGATGCTTCAGTCTCCAACAGTCAAAGCAAATAACCTGCGGAGACGGTGGGGTAACAATAACAAGCAGCGGCGAGCTCGCCGAGAGAGCGCGGCTATTCGCCGATAAGGCTTGGCCTAGGGGCAGGGCGGATGATAGAGGATACTTGTTTCTAGCCATGAATTATAGGATGACTGAGCTGCAAGGAGCCGTGGCATTAGCCCAAGTGCGTAAGGCAAGAGACATAGTCTCTAGGAGGAGAAGGGTTGGCGACATGCTGACGAAACTTTTAAGTGAGGTTGAAGGAATAAATCCACCTCATGTTCCGTCTTGGTCAGCCCACTCCTACTGGCTTTACCCGTTCACCATTAATAGGGAGGTCTTAAAAGTGAGCCCTGAGGAGTTCGCGAGGGCCCTTTCAGCTGAGGGGGTTCCCGCTAGCTTCGGATACATTAGGAAACCGCTCTACTTGTTTAGGGTGCTTAAAGATCAGGTTACATATGGATCCTCACGTTGCCCATCTGATTGCCCGCGCTACGGTAAGAGGATTGAATATAAGGAGGGTGATTGCCCTAATGCTGAGAAGTTTCTAAGAGAGTTGATTACGATACCTATAAATGAGTTCTATAATGATGAGGATGTTAATGACATATTTAGGGCGGTAAGCAAAGTAGCAAGATACTATAGAGAGAAGGTGTGA
- a CDS encoding amidohydrolase family protein yields the protein MEKSFSEYRIIDCHTHIGNFIDINNPFSPQWDKVTLEVLLSFLNDTKASGAVLLAIYSWNNTPIIMPTQYVLEAYRMHPDKFIPFCALDVREPFFEEETRLYIDMGCKGFGEYTSKVPLDHRVNLKLFNICAKFEVPVLIHVAASENDPYGALDPDLMGLERIARKFDNVNFIMHGPGWWRHISADVPQEASYPQGPVEKAGRAVLLLESYPNIYGDLSAFSGYNALQRDLDFGKRLLEKLNTKLLYGTDLEAFFSSNHSLLNLLRNMNLGDEAYKNIFHRNLERLLR from the coding sequence ATGGAGAAGAGTTTTTCAGAGTATAGAATTATTGATTGCCACACTCATATCGGAAACTTTATAGACATAAATAACCCGTTTTCACCCCAATGGGATAAAGTGACTCTTGAGGTTTTACTCTCCTTCCTCAATGATACTAAGGCTTCAGGAGCGGTTTTACTGGCAATCTACAGCTGGAATAACACTCCAATAATAATGCCAACGCAATACGTGTTAGAGGCCTATAGAATGCATCCCGACAAATTTATACCGTTCTGCGCGCTGGACGTTAGAGAACCCTTCTTCGAGGAGGAGACACGACTCTACATAGACATGGGGTGCAAGGGTTTTGGAGAATATACCTCCAAGGTGCCTTTAGATCACAGAGTAAACTTGAAGCTCTTCAATATTTGCGCAAAATTCGAGGTGCCAGTTTTAATTCACGTAGCTGCCTCGGAGAACGATCCCTACGGAGCCTTAGACCCCGACCTGATGGGGCTTGAGAGGATCGCGAGAAAATTCGATAACGTGAACTTTATAATGCATGGGCCCGGATGGTGGCGGCATATATCTGCTGATGTCCCACAGGAAGCTAGTTATCCTCAGGGTCCGGTTGAGAAGGCTGGAAGAGCCGTTCTTCTGCTTGAGAGCTACCCGAATATATATGGGGATTTATCAGCGTTCTCAGGATACAATGCTCTGCAAAGAGACCTAGATTTCGGCAAAAGGCTCCTAGAGAAACTTAACACGAAGCTTCTGTACGGCACGGATTTAGAGGCATTTTTCTCATCAAACCATTCGCTCCTAAATCTGCTGAGAAACATGAATCTCGGCGATGAAGCCTACAAGAACATTTTTCACAGAAACCTAGAGAGATTGCTCCGCTAA
- a CDS encoding sialidase family protein: MDSTGLTRSKHMGGTAGYGGFAIIGVFYSAAYGWSDPREKHRSFLDLLVSDDGLNWRKHSRIAGEEDKPNEADLLFQGDGELWCIARSGRSPDHSLFYYSKPPYLEWGRIDLKITIHCPVFCKCGDKILVAGRRHMSAQWIPQDTPAGNTGIFVVKAHGAVEPFFALPSCGDAAYPGLISCDRDRIIISYYSQHAYLGGVIDGDISAPLNIADIYVAEIALE; this comes from the coding sequence ATGGATTCAACTGGTCTAACCCGATCCAAGCATATGGGCGGAACTGCTGGTTATGGAGGGTTCGCTATCATTGGGGTCTTTTATTCAGCAGCCTACGGCTGGAGCGACCCAAGAGAAAAACACAGATCCTTCCTAGATTTGCTTGTAAGCGACGACGGCTTAAACTGGAGAAAGCATTCGAGAATCGCGGGGGAGGAGGATAAACCCAATGAGGCAGACCTGCTTTTTCAAGGGGATGGCGAATTATGGTGTATCGCCCGCTCAGGCAGGAGCCCGGATCACAGCCTCTTCTATTACTCTAAGCCGCCATATCTAGAGTGGGGGAGAATAGATTTGAAGATTACAATCCACTGCCCAGTCTTCTGCAAATGCGGCGACAAAATACTTGTTGCGGGACGCAGGCATATGAGCGCTCAATGGATACCGCAAGACACGCCGGCCGGTAACACCGGCATATTCGTCGTCAAGGCGCATGGAGCTGTGGAACCGTTTTTCGCGTTGCCTTCCTGCGGCGACGCAGCGTATCCGGGCTTAATATCCTGCGATCGCGATAGGATCATCATAAGTTATTACTCGCAGCATGCTTATCTGGGCGGCGTGATTGATGGCGATATCTCGGCTCCATTAAACATAGCCGATATATATGTGGCTGAAATAGCTCTTGAATGA
- a CDS encoding aldolase/citrate lyase family protein codes for MNFSSEEFFGQFKSRLRSGEPLLGAVISTPEPDIAEFMSTLGFDWFWIDMEHCPLEIKSVQTILQAIRGSGVASLVRVPWNDPVYIKRVLDLGPDGVIIPWVNNRVEAENAVKYCMYPPKGVRGCGPRRPTWFRSFTEYVTKSDEEVVIVAQIETKEAVEKITDIVSVKGLDATIIGPADLSASLGFLGHPENPAVAEAIKTVLEAHKGTSVTPGIFSGINNVGKYLEMGFRLICIGSDLDFLAAGVRETLRKVKKTYAG; via the coding sequence GTGAATTTCAGTTCTGAAGAGTTTTTCGGGCAGTTTAAGAGTAGGCTTAGGAGCGGAGAACCATTGCTGGGCGCCGTCATATCAACCCCTGAACCGGATATCGCGGAGTTTATGAGCACGCTGGGTTTCGACTGGTTCTGGATAGACATGGAGCACTGCCCGCTAGAGATAAAATCGGTGCAGACAATACTGCAGGCTATTCGCGGATCCGGGGTTGCGTCCCTTGTCCGAGTCCCGTGGAACGATCCAGTGTATATAAAAAGGGTTCTCGATCTAGGGCCGGATGGCGTGATAATCCCATGGGTTAACAATAGAGTTGAGGCTGAAAACGCCGTGAAATATTGCATGTATCCGCCGAAGGGGGTTAGAGGATGCGGGCCGAGAAGGCCCACATGGTTTAGAAGTTTTACGGAGTATGTCACGAAATCCGATGAAGAGGTGGTTATAGTCGCCCAGATTGAGACTAAGGAGGCTGTGGAAAAAATTACGGATATAGTTTCCGTTAAAGGCTTAGACGCGACAATAATAGGGCCGGCGGATTTATCGGCTTCATTAGGCTTCCTCGGCCATCCTGAAAACCCTGCTGTTGCCGAGGCGATAAAAACGGTTTTAGAGGCCCATAAGGGAACAAGCGTTACACCCGGCATATTCTCCGGCATAAATAATGTTGGGAAATACCTTGAGATGGGATTCAGGCTTATATGTATTGGAAGCGACCTAGATTTTCTGGCAGCTGGGGTGAGGGAGACTCTAAGAAAGGTTAAGAAAACCTATGCTGGTTAA
- a CDS encoding alpha/beta fold hydrolase yields MLEIKGKYMVEKYLVGDERIPLLIIYREREEPMPTIICLHGFTGSKEGLLTPYLKFADAGFCSAAIDARMHGERFDPDFWFKFTENFPKTFLTTVVETAKDISRVIDFLGSRSFVDLERIGLMGISMGGFITSVAVTMEKRIRAAASIIGAANFPHLIRNLASIDILPFKCFRREAMLNPDEETRRLFEQYDPLNNLERFPPTALLLLGGIADNLVPKECIAPLYEALKPYYRNNPDDLKLVMYDVGHTYTLEMESEVMRWFKEKL; encoded by the coding sequence TTGCTTGAAATTAAGGGAAAATACATGGTTGAAAAATATCTTGTTGGAGATGAAAGGATTCCGCTTTTAATTATTTACCGTGAGCGAGAGGAGCCTATGCCCACAATAATATGTCTCCACGGATTTACTGGTAGCAAGGAAGGGTTGCTGACGCCGTACCTAAAATTTGCGGATGCAGGTTTCTGCTCAGCGGCGATTGATGCGCGGATGCACGGGGAGCGTTTCGACCCCGATTTCTGGTTTAAATTCACTGAAAACTTCCCAAAAACTTTCTTAACCACTGTCGTGGAGACGGCGAAGGATATTAGCAGGGTCATAGATTTCTTGGGGTCGAGGAGTTTCGTTGACTTAGAAAGGATTGGGTTGATGGGGATTTCAATGGGCGGCTTTATAACATCGGTTGCAGTAACAATGGAGAAGAGAATAAGAGCTGCGGCTTCGATCATTGGAGCCGCAAATTTCCCCCATTTAATTAGAAACCTAGCCTCCATAGATATCCTTCCATTTAAATGCTTTAGAAGGGAGGCGATGCTTAATCCCGATGAGGAGACTAGAAGGCTTTTCGAGCAATACGATCCCTTAAATAATTTGGAGAGGTTTCCGCCAACAGCTCTGCTTCTATTGGGGGGAATTGCGGACAACCTTGTGCCTAAGGAATGCATCGCTCCCCTATACGAGGCTCTTAAACCCTACTACCGCAATAATCCAGACGATCTTAAACTAGTTATGTACGACGTGGGCCACACATATACCCTGGAGATGGAGAGCGAGGTAATGCGCTGGTTTAAAGAGAAACTCTAA
- a CDS encoding zinc ribbon domain-containing protein gives MSICPSCGREVPPEAAFCSYCGASLTAVPPPPPPPPPVMVEVPISYQIQTATIFFDEKASRLELIVRIIWSFLAGLVGFVYGLAFSLIILLYSIAAGILNFINFIKILITGKRWRTAFNWQAKLIDRSTTYSTRLYNYWMRRAPYFGLMIDKRPTLGMEPAPSRTPGGTPA, from the coding sequence ATGTCGATCTGTCCAAGTTGTGGTAGGGAAGTTCCTCCAGAAGCAGCTTTCTGCTCGTATTGCGGGGCAAGTTTAACCGCTGTGCCGCCACCGCCCCCACCGCCACCGCCCGTGATGGTGGAAGTCCCCATATCTTATCAGATTCAGACGGCAACCATATTCTTTGATGAAAAGGCTTCGCGCCTAGAATTAATAGTGAGGATAATATGGAGCTTTCTAGCCGGTCTAGTAGGCTTTGTTTACGGCTTGGCATTCAGTCTCATTATTCTTCTCTACAGTATAGCTGCCGGAATTCTGAATTTCATCAACTTCATTAAAATTCTTATAACCGGGAAGCGCTGGAGAACCGCTTTCAATTGGCAAGCAAAACTCATCGATAGGAGCACAACCTACTCCACTCGCTTATATAATTACTGGATGAGGAGGGCACCGTATTTTGGGCTTATGATCGATAAGAGGCCAACACTAGGAATGGAACCGGCGCCATCCAGAACGCCCGGAGGTACTCCGGCTTAA